A window of the Tunturibacter empetritectus genome harbors these coding sequences:
- the ppc gene encoding phosphoenolpyruvate carboxylase, which yields MSSLWSPTDWPQRLAELQAPTGELKEAPLRRDVRSLGMLLGEVLREQAGEPLYEAVEALRRIAIARREAEAPQTGAADQAAATAHLQQALARVHTLDLPAAYQLARAFGFYFELINLAETNHRKRRRLSLQLNQNASASGSIQRGDLRGTLRRLRQAGVTTEQVHALLTRICVSPVFTAHPTEVARRSVMFKRRRISDLLEQLDRIPVPEPHLESLERDLLAEITALWQTDDVRSARPTVLDEIRMALDYYESSLFDTLPVLYSEVATALAAEYPSEKSFSSVTNRPEQDKSSTTQSCIADLPLLIRFGSWIGGDRDGNPFVTPQATRDALAMARTLLFTHYRRRLQNVFEQLASSTQQVPVSNELSALLDCYLSQLRTAGQSALGERFPHESIRLLIACIMMRLGATPQSAVPVPANPALKPYTRASEMLSDLTILRDSLIGNSGPRLAEMLIDPLLIEVRTYGLHLQTLDIRQHARVHAAAVAEVSAWCPSNSTDSLNLPSSLSEQTAEVLDTFRTIAELKQTYSPESIRQYVISGATSAEDVLQVIWLARLGGVRVEGTAPAANGRVDDPGLQPVPLFESIEDLQNAPAIMRKLWTSDVYKPLLASWNRHQEVMLGYSDSNKDGGMITSTWEIWKAHRALHEVARECNVTLRLFHGRGGTVGRGGGPTHRAIFAQPVDSFTGELRITEQGEVLNWKYSDVVLAERNLELMIAASLDALARPDAALQRGAETPHLTGEILPAWEATLDELSATSYEFYRKHIVDSADTFTYFEQSTPVAELEHARLGSRPAKRSGKKSMADLRAIPWVFGWMQSRQLVPAYFGVGHALHQFIQSKPDGLAQLQTMARAFPLFLDIMRNVEMALAKADFGIARLYASLVEDEALRDRVFTTLEAEFNLTHRMILEITQQKSLLETNPVLERSIRLRNPYVDPMSLIQVELMRRKRAALRKGEPNSPELDRAISATINGISAGLRNTG from the coding sequence ATGTCGTCTCTCTGGTCTCCAACCGACTGGCCCCAGCGCCTCGCCGAACTCCAGGCTCCAACTGGTGAGTTGAAAGAAGCTCCTCTGCGTCGCGACGTCCGTTCTCTCGGTATGTTGCTCGGCGAGGTGTTACGCGAGCAGGCCGGTGAGCCTCTCTACGAGGCCGTCGAGGCGCTTCGCCGCATTGCAATCGCCCGTCGCGAAGCAGAGGCCCCGCAAACCGGAGCTGCCGACCAAGCCGCCGCCACCGCCCATCTTCAGCAGGCGCTCGCCCGCGTCCACACGCTTGACCTTCCCGCTGCCTATCAGCTGGCCCGCGCCTTCGGCTTCTACTTCGAGCTCATCAACCTCGCCGAGACCAACCATCGCAAGCGGCGGCGCCTCTCCTTGCAGCTCAATCAGAATGCCAGCGCATCCGGCTCTATCCAACGTGGCGATCTGCGCGGAACTCTTCGTCGTCTGCGCCAGGCTGGCGTTACCACCGAACAGGTGCACGCTCTGCTGACTCGCATCTGCGTCTCCCCGGTCTTCACCGCACATCCCACCGAGGTCGCCCGGCGCAGCGTCATGTTCAAGCGCCGCCGCATCTCCGATCTGCTCGAGCAGCTCGACCGCATCCCCGTCCCCGAACCCCACCTCGAATCTCTTGAACGCGACCTGCTGGCCGAGATCACCGCACTCTGGCAGACTGATGACGTGCGCAGCGCCCGCCCCACAGTGCTCGACGAGATCCGCATGGCGCTCGACTACTACGAGTCCAGCCTCTTCGACACCCTCCCCGTCCTCTACTCCGAAGTCGCCACCGCGCTCGCCGCTGAATACCCCAGCGAGAAAAGCTTCAGTTCAGTTACAAATAGACCCGAACAAGACAAATCCTCAACGACTCAATCCTGTATTGCCGATCTTCCCTTGCTGATCCGCTTCGGTTCCTGGATCGGCGGCGACCGGGATGGCAATCCCTTCGTCACTCCCCAGGCGACTCGTGACGCCCTCGCGATGGCTCGCACGCTCCTGTTCACGCACTATCGACGCCGCCTTCAGAACGTCTTCGAACAGCTTGCAAGCTCCACCCAGCAGGTTCCCGTCTCCAACGAACTAAGCGCGCTGCTCGACTGTTACCTCAGCCAACTTCGCACCGCTGGTCAGAGCGCCCTGGGCGAACGCTTCCCTCACGAGTCCATCCGGCTCCTCATCGCCTGCATCATGATGCGGTTGGGAGCAACTCCCCAATCCGCCGTTCCCGTTCCAGCCAATCCCGCGCTCAAGCCCTACACCCGCGCCTCCGAGATGCTCTCCGATCTGACCATCCTTCGTGATTCGCTGATCGGCAACAGCGGTCCGCGACTCGCCGAGATGCTGATCGATCCGCTGCTGATAGAGGTTCGCACCTACGGACTGCACCTGCAGACGCTGGACATCCGCCAACACGCCCGCGTCCACGCCGCCGCCGTCGCCGAGGTCTCGGCATGGTGCCCTTCCAACTCGACTGACTCCCTGAACCTTCCGTCATCTCTCAGTGAGCAGACCGCCGAGGTCCTCGACACCTTCCGCACAATCGCTGAGCTCAAACAAACGTACTCTCCGGAGTCCATCCGGCAGTACGTTATCAGTGGTGCAACCAGCGCCGAAGATGTACTCCAGGTGATCTGGCTTGCGCGTCTCGGCGGCGTCAGAGTGGAAGGCACAGCCCCGGCTGCAAATGGAAGAGTAGACGATCCTGGCCTCCAACCTGTCCCCCTCTTTGAGTCTATCGAGGATCTTCAGAATGCCCCGGCAATCATGCGCAAGCTCTGGACGAGCGATGTCTACAAGCCACTGCTCGCAAGCTGGAATCGACACCAGGAAGTCATGCTCGGCTACTCCGACTCCAACAAGGACGGCGGCATGATCACAAGTACGTGGGAGATATGGAAGGCCCACCGAGCACTCCACGAGGTCGCTCGCGAGTGCAACGTGACGTTGCGTCTGTTCCACGGTCGCGGCGGCACCGTCGGTCGCGGTGGTGGACCGACGCACCGCGCCATCTTCGCTCAGCCTGTCGACAGCTTCACCGGCGAACTTCGCATCACCGAGCAGGGAGAGGTCCTCAACTGGAAGTACTCCGACGTAGTGCTCGCCGAGCGCAATCTCGAGCTGATGATCGCCGCAAGCCTCGACGCACTGGCCCGCCCCGATGCAGCGCTGCAGCGTGGCGCGGAGACTCCCCATCTCACCGGCGAGATCCTTCCCGCATGGGAGGCCACGCTCGACGAGCTTTCGGCTACCTCCTACGAGTTCTACCGCAAACACATCGTCGACAGCGCCGACACGTTTACCTACTTCGAGCAATCCACTCCCGTCGCGGAGCTTGAACACGCCCGCCTCGGCTCACGCCCCGCTAAACGGAGCGGTAAAAAATCCATGGCCGATCTGCGTGCTATTCCATGGGTCTTCGGCTGGATGCAGTCGCGGCAGCTTGTTCCTGCCTACTTCGGCGTCGGCCACGCGCTTCATCAATTCATTCAATCCAAACCCGACGGCCTCGCGCAGCTTCAAACTATGGCCCGCGCCTTCCCTCTCTTTCTCGATATCATGCGTAACGTCGAGATGGCGCTTGCGAAGGCAGACTTCGGGATCGCCCGCCTCTACGCGTCACTGGTCGAAGACGAAGCCCTGCGCGACCGCGTCTTTACTACCCTCGAAGCTGAGTTCAACCTGACCCACCGCATGATTCTCGAGATCACGCAGCAAAAGTCGCTCCTCGAAACCAACCCTGTTCTCGAGCGCTCCATCCGGCTGCGCAATCCCTATGTCGATCCGATGTCGCTCATACAGGTCGAACTGATGCGACGCAAACGAGCCGCTCTGAGAAAAGGAGAACCCAATTCTCCCGAGCTGGACCGCGCCATCTCCGCAACCATCAACGGCATCAGCGCCGGCCTCCGCAATACCGGCTGA
- a CDS encoding energy transducer TonB: MHFDSNGTLIGKSGRVTFTVCGFDLKSVKLKPDKLILEGPRVGLELADNKQNRVHLDSPIHIEIDASPSGDYGPALDAVFVDGLDKLVPSMPYYWKNYAEKNFLPTSTTTTPAATSADSDSQSPNTRPRKIGGAITPPKVVRYVNPNYNNVAKDKKYSGTVLMNLWVGSNGAISHLSVRRALGLGMDEDAMAAVQQYTFEPAKENGKPVTVELNIETAFSFH; the protein is encoded by the coding sequence TTGCACTTCGATTCCAACGGTACACTCATCGGAAAGTCCGGTAGAGTTACCTTCACGGTGTGCGGCTTCGACCTTAAGTCGGTTAAATTAAAGCCGGATAAACTCATCCTCGAAGGCCCCCGCGTCGGTCTCGAATTAGCGGACAACAAGCAAAACCGCGTTCACCTCGACTCTCCCATCCATATCGAGATAGATGCAAGCCCAAGTGGCGACTATGGACCTGCGCTTGATGCAGTCTTTGTCGATGGGCTCGATAAGCTAGTTCCATCCATGCCGTATTACTGGAAGAACTATGCGGAAAAGAACTTCCTGCCAACTTCCACCACAACAACGCCTGCAGCCACTTCGGCAGACTCTGACTCACAGTCACCGAACACGAGGCCTAGAAAGATCGGTGGTGCGATCACCCCGCCAAAGGTTGTGAGATACGTCAATCCCAATTACAACAACGTGGCAAAAGATAAAAAGTATAGCGGGACTGTCCTCATGAACTTATGGGTAGGAAGCAACGGCGCGATAAGTCACCTTAGTGTTCGTCGGGCGTTGGGGCTTGGTATGGACGAAGATGCGATGGCCGCCGTGCAGCAGTACACCTTCGAACCAGCAAAGGAGAATGGGAAACCCGTAACGGTCGAACTCAATATTGAAACTGCCTTTTCGTTCCACTAG
- a CDS encoding CocE/NonD family hydrolase: MRLSNLIALFLAVAPIAFAQGPRPQLSPEETKALIEKREAIERQLEDVAVIDRKVMVPMSDGARMAADIYRPKDTSKKYPIIFSRTPYNFNFWDVKLGTYRDMSQELDAVKRGYVLIEMNERGHFFSEGNYDILGAPLSDANDQLDWMAAQPWSSGKIGLIGCSSTAEWQLAAASLGNKALTTIIPQSFGAGVGKVGPYNEQGNWYRGGAVQMLFIDWLYGEQNQVRPSFPKDTSQADLIKASKLFDLAPQLPPVDWAKAFQHLPEQEIISAIDGPKGIFSDKMPNTTGGAMIQRTPNDPAWRKGGIWQSDTMPINVPGFWFMTWYDVSIGPNLAAYNFVRSAAKGEAANEQYAVIAPTLHCGYKRAKEDTIVGERSMGDARLDYDALTYAWFDHFLKHEDNGFLQKTPKVQYFTMGINKWQHSESWPPEGAKPVTLTLSSGGHANTLHGDGVLSFSSTPPAKSKAKSPDIADLFTYDPMNPTPSYGGNVCCAANTISGMGGALDQRKMEERPDILVYTSEPLKEGMEVSGPITATLYVSSDVKDTDVTVKVIDVLPDGTAYNLDETIQRLRYREGDDHTVWMEKDKIYKVTLTPMNTSNYFDVGHRVRIEVAGSNFPRFDRNLNTGGNNYDETTGLVAHTAIHHSSQYPSAVILTVVKH, encoded by the coding sequence ATGCGCTTGTCTAACCTGATAGCTCTATTTCTCGCCGTCGCTCCGATTGCTTTTGCCCAAGGTCCACGGCCCCAGCTCTCGCCTGAGGAGACCAAGGCTCTCATCGAAAAGCGCGAAGCTATCGAGAGGCAACTGGAAGATGTCGCCGTCATCGACCGCAAGGTAATGGTTCCGATGAGTGACGGTGCGCGTATGGCCGCCGATATCTATCGCCCGAAAGATACAAGCAAGAAGTATCCGATCATCTTCAGCCGCACGCCCTACAACTTCAACTTCTGGGACGTGAAGCTCGGGACGTATCGCGACATGAGCCAGGAGCTCGACGCCGTCAAGCGCGGCTATGTCCTGATCGAGATGAACGAGCGCGGACACTTCTTCTCCGAGGGCAACTACGACATCCTCGGCGCACCTCTCTCCGATGCCAACGATCAGCTCGACTGGATGGCCGCGCAACCCTGGTCCAGCGGCAAGATCGGTCTCATCGGCTGCTCTTCCACCGCAGAGTGGCAGCTCGCCGCAGCTTCACTGGGCAACAAGGCACTCACCACAATCATTCCGCAGAGCTTCGGCGCTGGCGTCGGCAAGGTCGGTCCATACAACGAACAAGGGAATTGGTATCGCGGCGGCGCCGTACAGATGCTCTTCATCGACTGGCTCTATGGCGAACAAAACCAGGTGCGTCCCAGCTTTCCAAAGGACACCTCACAAGCTGATCTCATCAAGGCATCGAAACTGTTTGACCTCGCACCGCAGCTTCCTCCTGTCGACTGGGCCAAGGCCTTTCAGCATCTGCCAGAGCAAGAGATCATCTCCGCCATTGATGGCCCGAAGGGCATCTTCTCCGACAAGATGCCGAACACCACCGGAGGCGCCATGATCCAGCGCACGCCGAACGATCCCGCGTGGCGCAAGGGCGGCATCTGGCAGTCCGACACCATGCCGATCAACGTTCCGGGCTTCTGGTTCATGACCTGGTACGACGTCTCCATCGGTCCAAATCTCGCTGCTTACAACTTCGTCCGCTCCGCCGCTAAAGGTGAGGCGGCAAACGAGCAGTACGCGGTGATTGCCCCCACACTTCACTGCGGCTACAAGCGTGCCAAGGAGGACACCATCGTCGGCGAACGCAGCATGGGCGACGCACGGCTCGACTACGACGCGCTCACTTACGCCTGGTTCGATCACTTCCTCAAGCACGAAGACAACGGCTTTCTCCAGAAGACACCCAAGGTGCAGTACTTCACCATGGGCATCAACAAGTGGCAGCACTCTGAGAGCTGGCCTCCTGAAGGCGCAAAGCCCGTAACGCTCACCCTCTCCAGCGGCGGCCATGCGAACACACTTCACGGCGACGGCGTTCTCTCCTTCTCTTCAACGCCACCCGCAAAGTCGAAGGCGAAGTCTCCAGATATCGCTGACCTCTTCACCTACGATCCCATGAATCCCACACCGAGCTATGGCGGCAACGTCTGCTGCGCAGCCAATACGATCTCTGGCATGGGCGGCGCGCTCGATCAACGCAAGATGGAGGAGCGTCCCGACATCCTTGTCTATACCAGTGAGCCGCTGAAAGAAGGCATGGAGGTAAGCGGCCCGATTACGGCAACGCTCTACGTCTCCTCCGACGTGAAGGATACCGACGTCACCGTCAAAGTCATCGACGTCCTGCCCGACGGCACCGCCTACAACCTCGACGAGACGATCCAGCGCCTTCGCTACCGTGAGGGCGACGACCACACTGTATGGATGGAGAAGGATAAGATCTACAAAGTGACCCTAACCCCGATGAACACCAGCAACTACTTTGATGTTGGCCACAGAGTTCGCATCGAGGTCGCCGGCTCAAACTTCCCACGGTTCGACCGCAATCTCAACACAGGCGGCAACAACTACGACGAGACCACTGGGCTCGTCGCTCACACCGCCATCCATCACAGCAGCCAGTATCCAAGCGCCGTGATACTAACGGTGGTAAAGCACTAA
- a CDS encoding MFS transporter, with product MADGSERVKPAVEKGYRSAFKSRDFRLYQAARLMVILGAEAQSVAVAWQVYAITHSALDLGYTGLALFLPGLFVMLAAGHAADRYDRRRIILLCYGLQACCTAVLLWLSLSATALQHGRIWPIYAVLVGIGLGRAFSGPAASAMLPSLVPKEDFVNAVTWGATVYQIANMSGPAVGGLLFTLPLAGVAAMCNGAPLVYSFTLLMLVGFIVLVGMIRTKMVTTEKKAFSMKTVLAGLEYVWRAKLLLGSISLDLFAVLLGGATALLPIFATDILHAGPRGLGLLRAMPSVGALAVSLLMVVRPIKRRAGLTMLVCVGIFGVATVVFGLSKSIYLSAAALVIVGASDMVSVVVRSSVLQLATPPEMRGRVSAVNWLFIGASNEFGEFESGVTAHWWGAVRAVVVGGIGSMLVTASAAGLFPQLRNADALTAEALMGANEELSVAEPVD from the coding sequence ATGGCGGATGGTTCGGAACGAGTGAAGCCGGCGGTAGAGAAGGGTTACCGCTCGGCATTCAAGTCACGGGACTTTCGGCTATATCAAGCGGCGCGGTTGATGGTGATTCTGGGCGCAGAGGCGCAGTCGGTCGCTGTGGCATGGCAGGTATATGCGATCACCCACTCTGCCTTGGACCTTGGATATACGGGGCTCGCGCTCTTTCTGCCCGGGTTGTTCGTCATGCTGGCCGCAGGACATGCTGCGGACCGATATGACCGGCGCAGGATTATTCTGCTCTGTTATGGATTGCAGGCGTGTTGCACGGCTGTGCTGCTGTGGCTCTCCTTGAGTGCGACGGCGTTGCAGCATGGGCGAATCTGGCCGATCTATGCGGTACTGGTGGGGATTGGGTTGGGCAGAGCGTTCAGCGGGCCGGCGGCAAGTGCCATGCTGCCAAGCCTGGTGCCGAAGGAAGATTTCGTCAACGCGGTGACCTGGGGGGCGACGGTCTACCAGATTGCGAATATGTCCGGCCCCGCCGTCGGCGGCCTGCTGTTTACGCTACCGCTGGCCGGTGTTGCGGCGATGTGTAATGGCGCGCCGCTTGTATACAGCTTCACGCTCCTGATGCTGGTTGGGTTCATCGTGCTGGTCGGTATGATTCGAACGAAGATGGTTACCACGGAGAAGAAGGCCTTCAGCATGAAGACGGTGCTGGCAGGGTTGGAGTATGTGTGGCGAGCGAAGCTTTTGTTGGGGTCGATTTCGCTGGACCTGTTTGCCGTGCTGTTGGGCGGAGCAACGGCGCTGCTGCCGATCTTTGCGACTGACATTCTGCATGCTGGGCCGCGCGGGCTTGGATTGCTCCGGGCGATGCCATCGGTGGGCGCGCTCGCGGTTTCTCTGTTGATGGTCGTGAGGCCGATAAAGCGCAGAGCCGGTCTGACGATGCTGGTGTGCGTTGGAATCTTCGGCGTGGCAACGGTTGTCTTCGGGTTGTCGAAGAGCATCTATCTGAGTGCAGCGGCCCTTGTCATCGTCGGCGCGAGTGACATGGTGAGCGTGGTGGTTCGGTCGAGCGTGCTGCAACTGGCGACTCCGCCTGAGATGCGTGGACGCGTGAGTGCGGTGAATTGGCTGTTTATCGGAGCTTCGAATGAGTTTGGCGAGTTCGAGAGCGGCGTGACGGCGCACTGGTGGGGTGCGGTTCGGGCCGTGGTGGTTGGGGGAATCGGGTCGATGCTGGTGACGGCCTCTGCTGCCGGGCTGTTCCCGCAGCTGCGCAATGCTGACGCTCTGACGGCGGAGGCTTTGATGGGAGCCAATGAGGAGTTGAGTGTCGCAGAGCCGGTAGATTAG
- a CDS encoding TolC family protein has product MKAQTGISREAKTRLWAAVWTAALILSVPLAIAQSQGAQTQNVDLPPAPVPNIVKLPGGVVVEQGTAGALPLSLDDAIARGEKRNLQMLLVIQNERAVRGQVLTVENSLLPSLTAKGAVEAQEINLAAQGFKASSLAGFGLAPGTFNEIVKVNTASAQLSLNQQLFNVPAYYLFRSAQQAVKAANLTTLNQLGNVTLSVGTQYLLALADASQIANAQALEKADEVAYQQAKASHEAGVGTNLDELRARVQLQTQQQALINDENAFAKDKIALNRLIGLPADQEIALTDTAPYAEFAQLPLEDAKNLAFQRRKDLLSLQAQLEVAAKARKAVRAERLPVVSFDGYYGVLGEIGSLYHGVFAATGKVSVPVFQEGQLRGEREVADAQVTGLKQQIDSLRVTIEQQIRAAMLDVQSSNDLVKVAKSNVDLATQELQDATDRFSAGVDDNLPVVQAQATLAAAQSRLVDTLYQYNQSKLQLARNTGVVETQYKVYLGR; this is encoded by the coding sequence ATGAAAGCCCAGACTGGAATTTCAAGAGAAGCGAAGACGCGGCTATGGGCTGCGGTGTGGACTGCGGCGCTGATTTTAAGCGTTCCCCTGGCGATTGCGCAGAGCCAAGGTGCTCAGACCCAGAACGTTGATCTTCCGCCGGCGCCGGTGCCGAATATCGTCAAACTGCCGGGCGGGGTGGTGGTTGAGCAGGGGACGGCTGGGGCGTTGCCGCTGAGCCTTGATGACGCGATCGCTCGGGGAGAGAAGCGCAACCTGCAGATGCTGCTGGTCATCCAGAACGAACGAGCGGTGCGCGGCCAAGTGTTGACCGTCGAAAATAGTTTGTTGCCGAGTCTGACGGCCAAGGGAGCGGTTGAGGCCCAGGAGATCAATCTCGCGGCGCAGGGATTCAAGGCCTCGTCACTGGCGGGATTTGGCCTTGCGCCAGGAACGTTCAACGAGATTGTCAAGGTGAATACGGCTTCGGCGCAGTTGAGCCTGAATCAGCAACTCTTCAATGTGCCCGCCTATTACCTGTTCCGATCGGCGCAGCAAGCGGTGAAGGCGGCTAATCTCACGACCTTGAATCAGCTGGGCAACGTCACTCTTTCCGTGGGCACACAGTATCTCCTTGCATTGGCGGACGCCTCGCAGATTGCGAATGCGCAAGCTCTGGAGAAAGCGGATGAGGTGGCGTACCAGCAGGCGAAGGCCTCGCACGAGGCGGGCGTGGGGACGAATCTGGATGAGTTGCGCGCCAGGGTTCAACTGCAGACGCAACAGCAGGCGCTAATCAACGATGAGAACGCGTTTGCGAAGGACAAGATTGCGCTGAACCGGCTGATCGGACTCCCTGCGGACCAGGAGATTGCGCTGACCGATACGGCTCCTTATGCGGAGTTTGCGCAGCTGCCGCTCGAAGATGCGAAGAATCTGGCTTTTCAGAGACGGAAGGATCTGCTGAGTCTGCAGGCGCAGCTTGAGGTTGCAGCCAAGGCGCGGAAGGCAGTGCGGGCGGAGCGTCTCCCGGTGGTCTCGTTCGATGGATACTACGGCGTGCTGGGGGAGATTGGTTCGCTCTACCATGGAGTGTTTGCGGCGACAGGCAAGGTAAGCGTACCGGTGTTTCAGGAAGGACAGCTTCGCGGCGAGCGTGAGGTAGCAGACGCGCAGGTTACGGGGCTGAAACAGCAGATCGACTCGCTTCGGGTGACGATCGAGCAGCAGATTCGCGCGGCGATGCTGGATGTTCAGTCGTCGAATGATCTGGTGAAGGTGGCGAAGAGCAACGTGGACCTCGCGACCCAGGAACTGCAGGATGCGACGGACCGCTTCTCTGCCGGGGTGGATGATAATCTACCGGTCGTGCAGGCGCAGGCGACGTTGGCGGCGGCGCAGAGCAGGCTGGTGGATACGCTGTATCAATACAACCAGTCGAAGCTGCAACTGGCGCGGAATACCGGAGTTGTCGAAACCCAATACAAAGTTTACCTGGGCCGATAG
- a CDS encoding DsbA family protein — MRLIPMNRILLAAALLLAIPVGIPALAQGFKDTSMLRAPAGSQVAIYDFEDLECPACSHAFPIVHAAVEKYKIPLLRHDFPLRMHVWSFDAAVIARYIQDKISPQAAEEYRGAVFANQISIASKEDLNAFTQKYFQSHGRVMPFVIDPNGLFAAEVHADQTLGERVGLTKTPTIFIVTHKGFVEVNDVTQLYAMLDNAIAENPAPAAAKPKTTAHK; from the coding sequence ATGCGTCTTATACCAATGAACCGCATCCTCCTCGCCGCAGCCCTGCTCCTCGCCATTCCGGTCGGCATCCCGGCCCTTGCCCAGGGTTTTAAAGACACCTCAATGCTTCGCGCTCCCGCCGGATCTCAGGTCGCCATCTACGACTTTGAAGACCTCGAGTGCCCCGCCTGCTCGCACGCATTCCCCATCGTCCATGCGGCTGTGGAGAAATATAAGATTCCCCTTCTCCGCCACGACTTCCCCCTGCGAATGCACGTCTGGAGCTTTGACGCGGCTGTGATCGCCCGCTACATTCAGGACAAGATCTCGCCCCAGGCCGCCGAAGAGTATCGCGGCGCCGTCTTCGCCAACCAGATCTCCATCGCCTCAAAGGAAGATCTCAACGCCTTCACGCAAAAGTACTTTCAATCTCACGGTCGCGTGATGCCGTTCGTCATCGATCCGAACGGTCTCTTCGCCGCCGAGGTGCACGCTGACCAAACCTTGGGCGAACGAGTCGGCCTCACCAAGACCCCGACCATCTTCATCGTCACCCACAAGGGCTTTGTCGAGGTCAATGATGTCACCCAGCTCTACGCCATGCTGGACAATGCGATCGCAGAGAACCCGGCACCTGCAGCAGCCAAGCCGAAGACCACCGCCCACAAGTAA
- a CDS encoding class I SAM-dependent methyltransferase, with protein sequence MPSRAQTGAGTQRTLDKATVGMSTSPDPTEDVTQRPTSTPYSGDLSIFEYPDRDKKLQIERVMDLLGIVPGKNVADIGAGSGWFTVRASRRVGPAGVVIAEDINPLAIEYIGKRALKENLPNVRTVLGSPDDPRLPGGSVDAVLMLKVYHEIVHPVPTMKVLQKALRPGAKVGIIDRNGNGADHGLNHEVVVKEMGQAGYRLVGTYDFTKADGQDYFLIFQVR encoded by the coding sequence GTGCCTTCTCGCGCGCAGACCGGGGCGGGAACGCAGCGCACCCTCGACAAGGCAACCGTGGGGATGTCGACCTCGCCCGATCCAACCGAAGACGTGACGCAGCGGCCTACCAGCACTCCGTACTCTGGCGATCTTTCCATCTTCGAGTATCCGGATCGGGATAAGAAGCTGCAGATCGAGCGCGTGATGGATCTGCTGGGAATTGTACCGGGAAAGAATGTCGCAGATATCGGTGCAGGCTCGGGGTGGTTTACGGTGCGTGCGTCGCGCAGGGTGGGACCGGCGGGCGTGGTGATTGCAGAGGATATCAATCCGCTAGCGATCGAATACATCGGCAAGAGAGCGTTGAAGGAGAATCTGCCGAATGTGCGGACGGTGCTGGGGAGTCCGGACGATCCGCGGCTGCCGGGGGGAAGCGTGGATGCGGTGTTGATGTTGAAGGTTTACCACGAGATCGTGCATCCTGTGCCGACGATGAAGGTGCTGCAGAAGGCGCTGCGACCGGGAGCTAAGGTGGGGATCATCGACCGCAACGGCAATGGAGCGGATCATGGGTTGAACCACGAGGTAGTGGTGAAGGAGATGGGCCAGGCCGGGTACAGGCTGGTTGGGACCTATGACTTTACCAAGGCGGACGGGCAGGATTACTTTTTGATCTTTCAGGTTCGATGA
- a CDS encoding radical SAM protein: MSSAPTTAVVNGSRPMTARRRWKAVTRKLRELGSIGSAVLSTGHPYMAHIVPMRRCNLACTYCNEYDDHSDPVPLEEMLRRIDDLGRLGTSVITISGGEPLLHPDLDQIIARIRKTGAIAGMITNGYLLMPDRIERLNKAGLDHMQISIDNVMPDEVSKKSLKVLDKKLQMLAEHADFHVNINSVVGGGIANPNDALTVSERALALGFSSTIGIIHDGSGQLKPLGEAERTVWDKVRNLTRRSYSRFNHFQEAIANGKTNDWRCRAGGRYVYICENGLVHYCSQQRGYPAVPLAQYQTADVKREFLTEKSCAPSCTISCVHQVSYIDHWRAPQTSSVTPGASGHGADAELVQIR, from the coding sequence ATGTCTTCTGCTCCTACAACTGCCGTGGTGAACGGCAGCCGTCCGATGACTGCCAGGCGCCGCTGGAAGGCAGTGACGCGCAAGCTGCGTGAGCTGGGTTCGATCGGGTCGGCGGTGCTTTCGACCGGGCATCCATACATGGCGCACATTGTGCCGATGCGGCGATGCAATCTGGCCTGTACCTACTGCAATGAGTACGACGACCACTCGGACCCGGTGCCACTGGAGGAGATGCTGCGACGCATCGACGATCTGGGGCGGCTGGGGACTTCGGTGATTACGATCTCGGGCGGCGAGCCGCTACTGCATCCGGATCTCGATCAGATTATTGCGCGAATCAGGAAGACGGGCGCCATTGCGGGGATGATCACAAACGGGTATCTGCTGATGCCAGACCGGATCGAGAGGCTGAATAAAGCCGGGCTCGATCATATGCAGATCTCGATCGATAACGTGATGCCGGACGAGGTCTCGAAGAAGAGTCTGAAGGTGCTGGACAAGAAGCTGCAGATGCTGGCCGAGCATGCGGACTTTCATGTGAATATCAACTCTGTGGTGGGTGGTGGGATTGCGAATCCAAATGATGCGCTGACGGTGAGTGAGCGAGCGCTGGCGCTGGGGTTCAGCTCTACGATCGGGATCATTCATGATGGCAGCGGACAGTTGAAGCCGCTGGGCGAGGCCGAGCGCACGGTCTGGGACAAGGTGCGGAACCTGACGCGGCGGAGCTACTCGCGGTTCAACCACTTCCAGGAGGCGATTGCCAACGGGAAGACGAATGACTGGCGTTGCCGGGCGGGCGGACGGTATGTGTATATCTGCGAGAACGGGCTGGTGCACTATTGCAGCCAGCAGCGTGGATATCCGGCGGTGCCGCTGGCGCAGTATCAGACTGCAGATGTGAAGCGGGAGTTTTTGACGGAGAAGAGCTGCGCGCCGAGCTGCACGATCAGTTGTGTACACCAGGTAAGCTACATCGACCACTGGCGCGCGCCGCAGACCTCGTCGGTGACGCCGGGTGCATCGGGGCATGGAGCGGACGCGGAGCTGGTACAGATTCGTTGA